From Natrinema amylolyticum, the proteins below share one genomic window:
- a CDS encoding PAS domain S-box protein: protein MGTNSGPNTRIVVVGSDAGTVTERALAERGLTTETVRTTDACLDRLSSADGVVIEGPLPDADLVDCCRAIRDRRSAVPIVVFPRDGSERLAGAVVAAGADGYVPRSQGVETLIERLDELLADRSVPGGRSADATAIDAAPPASADATADRLESLIEQSPLAVIEWTLEYEVRDWNPAATELFGYTAEEAIGESAVGLIVPESDRDTVRELRERIADGELDSGSFYRIDPNVREDGTTVTCEWLNTPLVDEEGEVVSILSFARDVTAERKRANALEALQQTTRELLRAESADEIADIVMTATEDVIDRALGAIRFADEDGETLELVGVTSLLDANTDDIPSIGPDDTVLWDAYTDGEPIVVENAAADWVPYEIDVDVGDAVLQPLGDHGVLAVASVGTDEFDDADMHLIRVLATTAEAALDRAARERELERTKTVVETVGDCVYRLDRDGRFVTVNDGMKDETGYDRDELIGEHVSRVLTDESVERGRRHVRELAADDERRIATYEVTLTGADGERIPAEVSTSLLRSDGDVEGTVGIARDIGDRKRMERKLVDRKAKIEGLHTVASRLEGCESRAAIYDVAVEAAEDVLDFDGCFVDGVSGESLVTEAASSDLEIDRGERRPIDKGIAGRSYRTQRPYRVDEIDSDDGITLPIDDCRSVLSVPIGDHGVFQAVSAEPNAFTAADEELTALLLSHVTDALDRIAFAERLRAERDRFAALFENVPDAVVSVTGLEKDPIIEEVNPAFERIFGSDEVELVGKPVDQIIVPPDSRANAETLNRRGSCGEIGEAEVKRQTADGLRDFRLRVVPIETDGSSDRAFALYTDITAQKQRQKRLEILNRVLRHDLRNGMNIIDGCAEMLADVVDDANGEYVETIHDRATELIGLAEKTRAVERVLDRETVETGPTDLSEAVEGAVDRLESAHPDVEVTCSLPDRVFARADEYLQTAVFQVLENAVEHNDRSRPTIDVAVSDRPDDQVLSLSIADDGPGIPPEEQELLEGEREITQLRHASGLGLWLVNWVVTQAGGRLSFRDNEPRGTVVTLEIPRADAEAIGPASDEPATGD from the coding sequence CGTCGTCTTTCCGCGTGACGGGAGCGAACGGCTCGCGGGCGCGGTCGTCGCGGCAGGGGCCGACGGCTACGTCCCCCGCTCGCAGGGAGTCGAGACGCTCATCGAACGACTCGACGAGTTACTCGCCGATCGATCGGTTCCCGGCGGCCGCTCTGCGGACGCGACCGCGATCGACGCTGCACCGCCGGCGTCTGCGGACGCCACCGCGGACCGCCTCGAGTCACTCATCGAACAGTCGCCGCTCGCGGTCATCGAGTGGACGCTCGAGTACGAGGTCCGAGACTGGAATCCGGCGGCGACCGAACTGTTCGGCTACACTGCAGAGGAGGCGATCGGCGAATCCGCCGTCGGACTGATCGTCCCCGAATCGGATCGCGACACCGTCCGCGAGTTGCGAGAACGGATCGCCGACGGCGAACTCGACAGCGGTTCGTTCTATCGGATCGACCCGAACGTCCGCGAGGACGGGACGACGGTCACCTGCGAGTGGTTGAACACGCCGCTGGTCGACGAGGAGGGCGAGGTCGTCAGCATCCTCTCGTTCGCACGGGACGTCACCGCCGAACGCAAGCGTGCGAACGCGCTCGAGGCGCTACAGCAGACGACGCGGGAGCTCCTTCGGGCCGAGTCGGCCGACGAGATCGCCGACATCGTGATGACGGCGACGGAGGACGTGATCGACCGAGCGCTCGGCGCGATCAGGTTCGCTGACGAGGACGGCGAGACGCTCGAGCTCGTCGGGGTAACGTCGTTGCTCGACGCGAACACTGACGATATCCCGTCGATCGGGCCGGACGACACCGTTCTCTGGGACGCCTACACCGACGGCGAGCCGATCGTCGTCGAGAACGCCGCGGCCGACTGGGTTCCGTACGAGATCGATGTCGACGTCGGGGACGCCGTCCTCCAGCCGCTCGGTGACCACGGCGTGTTAGCGGTCGCGTCGGTCGGAACGGACGAGTTCGACGACGCTGATATGCACCTGATCCGCGTCCTCGCGACGACCGCCGAAGCGGCGCTCGATCGAGCGGCACGCGAGCGCGAACTCGAGCGGACGAAGACCGTCGTCGAGACGGTCGGCGACTGCGTCTACCGACTCGACCGCGACGGCCGGTTCGTCACGGTCAACGATGGGATGAAAGACGAGACCGGCTACGATCGAGACGAACTCATCGGCGAGCACGTCTCGCGGGTTCTCACCGACGAGAGCGTCGAACGCGGACGACGACACGTCCGGGAACTCGCGGCCGACGACGAGCGACGGATCGCAACGTACGAAGTCACGCTAACCGGGGCCGACGGCGAACGGATCCCCGCCGAAGTCAGCACGTCGCTGCTGCGATCCGACGGCGACGTCGAGGGAACGGTCGGCATCGCCCGCGACATCGGCGATCGCAAGCGAATGGAGCGGAAACTGGTCGATCGGAAGGCGAAGATCGAAGGGCTCCACACCGTCGCCTCTCGGCTCGAGGGCTGTGAGAGTCGGGCGGCGATCTACGACGTGGCCGTCGAAGCGGCTGAAGACGTCCTCGACTTCGACGGCTGTTTCGTCGACGGGGTCAGCGGGGAGTCTCTCGTCACGGAAGCCGCGTCGTCCGACCTCGAGATCGATCGCGGAGAGCGACGCCCGATCGACAAGGGAATCGCCGGGCGGTCCTATCGGACGCAACGCCCGTACCGCGTCGACGAGATCGATTCGGACGACGGCATCACGCTCCCCATCGACGACTGCCGGTCGGTACTGAGCGTTCCGATCGGCGACCACGGCGTGTTTCAGGCCGTTTCGGCGGAGCCGAACGCCTTTACCGCGGCCGACGAGGAACTGACGGCACTGTTGCTGTCTCACGTCACCGACGCGCTCGATCGGATCGCGTTCGCGGAGCGACTGCGGGCCGAACGCGACCGGTTCGCGGCGCTGTTCGAGAACGTCCCCGACGCCGTCGTCAGCGTCACCGGGCTCGAGAAGGATCCGATCATCGAAGAAGTCAATCCGGCCTTCGAACGGATATTCGGCTCCGACGAGGTGGAACTCGTCGGAAAACCGGTCGATCAGATCATCGTGCCGCCGGACAGCCGGGCGAACGCCGAGACGCTCAACCGACGGGGGAGCTGCGGTGAGATCGGCGAGGCAGAGGTCAAACGGCAGACCGCAGACGGACTACGCGATTTCAGGCTGCGGGTCGTGCCGATCGAGACGGACGGCTCGTCGGACCGCGCCTTCGCCCTCTACACCGATATTACCGCCCAGAAGCAGCGACAGAAACGCCTCGAGATACTCAACCGCGTCCTGCGCCACGACCTGCGAAACGGGATGAACATCATCGACGGCTGTGCGGAGATGCTCGCAGACGTCGTCGACGATGCGAACGGCGAGTACGTCGAAACCATTCACGACCGAGCGACCGAACTCATCGGCCTCGCGGAGAAGACCCGAGCTGTCGAGCGCGTCCTCGACCGCGAGACGGTCGAGACCGGCCCCACCGACCTCTCCGAGGCAGTCGAGGGGGCGGTCGACCGCCTCGAGAGCGCCCACCCCGACGTCGAGGTCACCTGCTCGCTGCCGGACCGGGTCTTCGCTCGCGCCGACGAGTATCTCCAGACGGCCGTCTTTCAGGTACTCGAGAACGCCGTCGAACACAACGACCGATCGCGGCCGACCATCGACGTCGCGGTATCAGACCGGCCGGACGACCAGGTACTGTCGCTGTCGATCGCCGACGACGGCCCCGGCATCCCTCCGGAGGAGCAGGAACTGCTCGAGGGTGAGCGAGAGATCACGCAACTCCGCCACGCGAGCGGTCTCGGGCTCTGGCTGGTCAACTGGGTCGTCACTCAGGCCGGGGGTCGGCTCTCGTTCCGAGACAACGAGCCGCGGGGCACCGTGGTGACCCTCGAGATCCCCCGCGCCGACGCGGAGGCGATCGGGCCGGCGTCGGACGAACCGGCGACCGGCGATTAG
- a CDS encoding archaeosine biosynthesis radical SAM protein RaSEA, translating into MSKPTPEVYEQGKGMDAHNQAMREIRSRKEASYDPHEPTRVWLDEDNTPDGVKTSLTIILNTGGCRWARAGGCTMCGYVAESVDGGSVSHDALMDQIDVCLAHEADNADDPADLIKIYTSGSFLDEREVGAESRRAIADTFADRDRIVVESLPDFVDREKIGDFTGHGLDTDVAIGLETATDRVRHDCVNKYFDFADFEDACAEAAAADADAGSDAKAGIKAYLLMKPPFLTESEAVDDMISSVERCADVAGCHTVSMNPCNVQRYTMVDDLYFEDGYRPPWLWSVAHVLEETADVDAIVVSDPVGHGSDRGPHNCQECDDRVQKAIKDFDLRQDPSVFEQVSCECELTWETIIERERSFNQPLTR; encoded by the coding sequence ATGAGTAAACCCACGCCCGAGGTCTACGAGCAGGGCAAGGGCATGGACGCCCACAATCAGGCGATGCGGGAGATCCGCTCGCGAAAAGAGGCCAGTTACGATCCCCACGAGCCGACCCGCGTCTGGCTCGACGAGGACAACACTCCCGACGGCGTCAAGACGAGCCTGACGATCATCTTGAACACCGGCGGCTGCCGGTGGGCTCGCGCCGGCGGCTGTACGATGTGCGGCTACGTCGCCGAGAGCGTCGACGGCGGCTCCGTCTCCCACGACGCCCTGATGGACCAGATCGACGTCTGTCTGGCCCACGAGGCGGACAACGCCGACGACCCCGCCGATCTCATCAAGATCTACACCTCCGGATCGTTCCTCGACGAGCGCGAGGTCGGCGCGGAGAGCCGTCGAGCGATCGCCGACACCTTCGCCGACCGCGACCGGATCGTCGTCGAGTCCCTGCCCGATTTCGTCGACCGCGAGAAGATCGGCGACTTCACCGGCCACGGACTCGACACCGACGTCGCGATCGGTCTCGAGACGGCAACCGACCGGGTGCGCCACGACTGCGTGAACAAGTACTTCGACTTCGCTGACTTCGAGGACGCCTGCGCGGAAGCCGCCGCCGCAGACGCCGACGCCGGCAGCGACGCGAAGGCCGGTATCAAGGCCTATCTCCTGATGAAGCCGCCCTTCCTCACGGAATCCGAAGCCGTCGACGATATGATCTCGTCGGTCGAGCGCTGTGCCGATGTCGCGGGCTGTCACACCGTCTCGATGAACCCCTGTAACGTCCAGCGCTACACCATGGTCGACGACCTCTACTTCGAGGACGGCTACCGCCCGCCGTGGCTCTGGTCGGTCGCCCACGTTCTCGAGGAGACGGCCGACGTCGACGCCATCGTCGTCTCGGACCCCGTCGGCCACGGGTCCGACCGCGGCCCGCACAACTGTCAGGAGTGCGACGACCGCGTCCAGAAGGCGATCAAGGACTTCGACCTCCGACAGGATCCGTCGGTCTTCGAGCAGGTGTCCTGCGAGTGCGAGCTGACCTGGGAGACGATCATCGAGCGCGAGCGGAGCTTCAACCAGCCGCTGACCCGGTAA
- the tgtA gene encoding tRNA guanosine(15) transglycosylase TgtA: MRESFEVRDTDAGGRIGELTVPRAETTVETPALLPVINPNLDTISPRRLADEFGAEILITNSYIIHGDDDLRERALADGLHELLDFPGAIMTDSGSFQLSEYGSIDVTTEEILTFQREIGSDIATPIDIPTPPDVSRERAESDLETTQERLAVAEAADTGEMLVSAPVQGSTYPELRERAGRHADGTDLDVFPVGAVVPLMNEYRYDDMIDVVAAAKRGLGADAPVHLFGAGHPMMFALAVAMGCDLFDSAAYALYARDDRYLTVRGTRALDDLEYLPCSCAVCTDHSPDELRALPDGERESELAAHNLHVTFAEIRRIKQAIRAGDLLELVEQRARAHPTMLDGYRTLLDHAAQLERSDPVSKGSFFYTSHESARRPEVVRHHQRLERLSVPDSLLLTEGNAPRSDEFDDSWRIEPPFGPFPRALSKSYPLTAEVPERTDRAAREAAADGVARLVATNPDTAFTLAHEGWPVAVLERVPDDVALVNLTAN, from the coding sequence ATGCGCGAGTCCTTCGAAGTCCGGGACACCGACGCCGGCGGCCGCATCGGGGAACTCACCGTGCCCCGCGCCGAGACGACCGTCGAAACCCCGGCCCTGCTGCCAGTTATCAATCCGAATCTCGATACGATCAGCCCTCGCCGACTCGCCGACGAGTTCGGTGCAGAGATCCTCATCACGAACTCCTATATCATTCACGGCGACGACGACCTCCGCGAGCGTGCGCTCGCGGACGGACTCCACGAACTGCTCGATTTCCCCGGTGCGATCATGACCGACTCCGGCTCGTTTCAGCTGTCGGAATACGGCTCTATCGACGTCACGACGGAGGAAATCCTCACCTTCCAGCGCGAGATCGGCTCCGATATCGCTACCCCTATCGACATTCCAACCCCGCCGGACGTCTCCCGCGAACGTGCCGAGTCGGATCTCGAGACCACCCAGGAACGACTCGCGGTCGCCGAGGCCGCCGATACGGGTGAGATGCTCGTCAGCGCGCCCGTTCAGGGATCGACCTATCCGGAACTCCGCGAGCGGGCCGGTCGTCACGCCGACGGCACCGACCTCGACGTCTTCCCGGTCGGCGCGGTCGTCCCGCTGATGAACGAGTACCGATACGACGACATGATCGACGTCGTCGCCGCGGCCAAGCGCGGACTGGGTGCCGACGCGCCCGTCCACCTCTTCGGTGCCGGCCACCCCATGATGTTCGCCCTCGCCGTCGCGATGGGCTGTGACCTGTTCGACTCCGCGGCCTACGCGCTGTACGCCCGCGACGACCGCTACCTGACGGTCCGGGGCACCCGTGCGCTCGACGACCTCGAGTACCTCCCCTGTTCCTGTGCCGTCTGTACCGACCACTCGCCGGACGAGCTTCGCGCCCTGCCCGACGGCGAGCGCGAGTCCGAACTCGCCGCCCACAACCTCCACGTCACCTTCGCCGAGATCCGCCGGATCAAGCAGGCGATCCGCGCGGGCGACCTGCTCGAACTCGTCGAACAACGCGCCCGCGCCCACCCGACGATGCTCGACGGCTACCGCACGCTGCTCGATCACGCCGCCCAACTCGAGCGGAGCGATCCCGTCTCGAAGGGCTCCTTCTTCTATACCTCCCACGAGAGCGCTCGCCGACCCGAAGTCGTTCGCCACCACCAGCGTCTCGAGCGGTTGTCCGTCCCGGACTCCCTGCTTCTCACGGAGGGGAACGCTCCGCGGAGCGACGAGTTCGACGACTCCTGGCGAATCGAACCGCCGTTCGGTCCCTTCCCGCGAGCGCTCTCGAAAAGTTACCCGCTCACCGCGGAAGTCCCCGAACGGACCGATCGGGCCGCCCGCGAGGCCGCGGCCGACGGCGTGGCTCGCCTCGTCGCGACGAACCCCGACACGGCGTTTACCCTCGCTCACGAGGGGTGGCCGGTGGCCGTCCTCGAGCGCGTCCCCGACGACGTCGCGCTCGTGAATCTCACCGCGAACTGA
- a CDS encoding HalOD1 output domain-containing protein, producing MNSSFSGSFGDGVHESVSVAVVTAVATHGDADPTELPPLYEWIDPDALDALFAPTRSGGPRSGRLEFTYDGHAVAVDCTDGVSISVDGSPVAEAISAGLEQATRTDA from the coding sequence GTGAATAGTTCATTCAGCGGGTCGTTCGGCGACGGTGTCCACGAATCGGTGAGCGTTGCCGTCGTTACTGCGGTCGCGACACACGGGGACGCGGACCCGACTGAACTCCCGCCCCTCTACGAGTGGATCGATCCGGACGCGCTGGACGCCCTCTTCGCGCCGACCCGGAGCGGCGGCCCCCGCAGCGGTCGACTCGAGTTCACGTACGACGGCCACGCGGTCGCGGTGGACTGTACCGACGGCGTCTCGATCTCGGTCGACGGCTCGCCGGTCGCCGAGGCGATTTCGGCCGGCCTCGAGCAGGCGACCCGGACCGACGCGTAA